One window of Penaeus chinensis breed Huanghai No. 1 chromosome 1, ASM1920278v2, whole genome shotgun sequence genomic DNA carries:
- the LOC125027994 gene encoding thymidine kinase, cytosolic-like, whose protein sequence is MFSGKTTELMRRLKRYQIAKHNCLVIKYAKDVRYDSDGIATHDKQVLPAVAATVLDDMREEAENFSVIGIDEGQFFPDTVEFAEEMANRGKIVIVAALDGTYQRLGFGDILQLVPLAESIVKLTAVCMICYEEASYTKRTSTETAVEVIGGSEKYIATCRQCFFISSPQKRPGASPLKPVQVKENMDTNESSSTCKRRLLDGKEGTGTVTADKENCNMQVA, encoded by the exons ATGTTTTCTGGGAAGACAACCGAGCTGATGCGTCGCCTTAAACGTTACCAAATTGCCAAACACAATTGTCTTGTTATCAAATATGCCAAGGACGTGAG GTATGACAGTGATGGTATTGCAACTCATGACAAGCAAGTGTTGCCTGCAGTTGCTGCTACTGTGTTGGATGATATGAGAGAAGAAGCTGAAAATTTTAGTGTGATTGGCATAGATGAAGGACAGTTT TTCCCTGACACAGTAGAGTTTGCTGAAGAAATGGCTAATCGAGGGAAGATAGTCATTGTTGCTGCACTTGATGGGACATACCAGCGACTGGGCTTTGGAGACATACTTCAGTTGGTCCCCTTAGCAGAGTCCATTGTCAAGCTGACAGCCGTTTGCATGATATGTTACGAGGAGGCATCTTACACCAAGCGTACCTCCACAGAAACTGCC GTTGAGGTAATCGGAGGTAGTGAAAAGTACATTGCGACCTGTAGACAGTGCTTCTTCATCTCGAGCCCACAGAAGAGACCAGGGGCTTCTCCGCTTAAGCCAGTGCAGGTGAAG GAAAACATGGACACCAATGAAAGTAGCAGCACTTGTAAGCGTCGATTGCTGGATGGTAAGGAGGGAACAGGGACAGTGACGGCAGATAAGGAAAACTGCAACATGCAAGTGGCATAA
- the LOC125029008 gene encoding ankyrin repeat domain-containing protein 27-like — translation MERYDEDLHENSFFQALRGEYAEVFERAVEAGWILCVPRAGALPKYALAQDDILGHILVPSDELPETHFRTLTDRGVVAKGNLLTLENEVSNPHSVHVLFDEVFYDEDMRKYKVLCLEDPLYASHALGPSSSCDLVMLFSLRDCIDLLWTEGGGEEALKRLDSLVQQFLDQNPNLEEETLQTLRDLVGELFSEAIQVTLSDHRLKHKTKEDQYLLDSIKLSVETYLLHGIYKKLMKGITACTSGDDARLNRIIRNLSDLQVRDLDIDPKLSSSLTKSKFEIVNIEGYSTPLGKLGCLKRAISIVVSQGGVVSSDELLPILMFLVVKSNLPNWFAHLSFLKLFRFSAAGVDSGEQSFNISSLEAAIQHISSGALFGNTSPEADCMLQAESTVSPVLKSMEEALGYNGVDPTARYFECIRLGKVEDVKDILDGKYRPFESSIEKEPCLVEADAQLCHPLCSCDKCERIVSKPKKDLMPTIHTRDERGYTGLHVACIFGRPTVVELLVSLGADLTATDFRGATPLHYAAQRGHQNALLLLLHAGADINKCDSDSNTPLHLCSLNGHVTCVKALLFYAESIGCEIAINAQNNVLDTPLHLASRWGYSAIVELLLDRMLMLGLSLKVLNNRKLTPIECAHNLHIARMILDAKMKNDERRLQGFVRVDTECASPPTHASQTRSLDFERGLESVQRRLFSPDNPNELKQVERLLKVVAVGDVKLACFYMNIEEEVIPGQEVSAPKALCHPLCQCSECAPKSHHNQENPNSFKATSINACNSDGYTPLHIAVLHGHVHMAKVLVAQGADTNLQTRSKKLTALHIAAQNCSLPLMEVLVSHGAQVDLKDICGNSALHYCSLKGFTQGVALLLQWKASKDITNLSHNTPAQEAEERGHWNIVEMIFGKTVPK, via the coding sequence ATGGAGAGGTACGACGAGGACCTGCACGAGAACAGCTTCTTCCAGGCGCTGCGGGGGGAGTACGCGGAGGTGTTCGAGAGGGCGGTGGAGGCGGGCTGGATCCTGTGCGTGCCGCGGGCGGGGGCGCTGCCCAAGTATGCCCTGGCCCAGGACGACATCCTAGGGCACATTCTGGTCCCGAGCGACGAACTTCCGGAGACCCACTTCCGGACGCTGACGGACCGCGGTGTCGTGGCCAAGGGCAACCTCCTCACCCTAGAGAACGAGGTGTCCAACCCCCACTCCGTGCACGTCCTGTTCGACGAAGTGTTTTATGATGAGGATATGCGTAAGTACAAAGTCCTGTGCCTGGAGGACCCTTTGTATGCCTCCCACGCCCTAGGGCCGTCCTCCTCCTGTGACCTGGTTATGCTATTCTCCCTGAGGGACTGCATTGATCTCCTGTGGACAgaaggggggggcgaggaggcccTCAAGAGGCTGGATTCCCTTGTCCAGCAGTTCCTGGACCAAAACCCAAATTTGGAGGAGGAGACACTGCAGACGCTGCGAGATCTGGTGGGCGAGCTCTTCTCAGAAGCCATACAGGTAACCCTATCAGATCACCGCCTGAAACACAAGACCAAGGAAGATCAATACCTCCTGGACTCCATCAAACTCTCCGTGGAGACGTACCTCTTGCACGGGATCTACAAGAAACTGATGAAAGGCATCACGGCCTGCACCTCAGGGGACGATGCGAGGCTCAACAGAATAATCAGGAACCTCTCCGACTTGCAGGTGAGAGACTTGGATATTGATCCAAAGCTCTCGAGCAGCCTTACAAAATCTAAATTTGAAATAGTCAATATTGAGGGCTACAGCACGCCCCTTGGAAAGCTTGGATGCCTCAAGAGAGCCATATCTATCGTCGTGTCGCAGGGAGGTGTCGTGTCGTCTGATGAGCTGCTTCCCATATTGATGTTTCTTGTTGTGAAGAGCAACCTGCCCAACTGGTTTGCTCATTTGTCCTTTCTAAAATTATTTCGGTTCTCGGCAGCTGGAGTTGACAGCGGTGAGCAAAGCTTTAACATATCTTCCCTAGAGGCCGCCATACAGCACATAAGCTCAGGTGCTTTATTTGGCAACACGTCTCCAGAGGCGGACTGTATGCTCCAGGCCGAGTCAACTGTGAGCCCCGTTCTGAAAAGCATGGAGGAGGCCTTAGGGTACAATGGGGTGGACCCCACGGCACGGTACTTTGAGTGCATTCGTCTCGGCAAAGTGGAGGACGTGAAGGATATTCTTGACGGGAAGTACAGACCTTTTGAAAGTAGCATCGAAAAGGAGCCATGCCTTGTTGAAGCTGATGCGCAGCTGTGCCATCCGCTGTGTTCTTGTGATAAGTGCGAGCGAATAGTATCAAAACCCAAGAAAGATCTGATGCCCACAATTCATACAAGGGACGAGAGAGGTTACACAGGACTTCATGTTGCTTGCATTTTTGGCAGGCCGACAGTGGTGGAATTGTTAGTGAGTCTTGGTGCAGATCTAACAGCTACTGATTTCCGAGGGGCGACTCCCCTTCATTATGCCGCGCAGCGAGGCCACCAGAATGCTCTGTTACTGTTGTTACATGCTGGTGCTGATATAAATAAGTGTGATAGTGACTCTAATACCCCTTTGCATTTATGTTCACTAAATGGTCATGTTACGTGTGTTAAGGCGTTACTCTTTTATGCTGAATCTATAGGCTGTGAAATAGCAATTAATGCTCAGAATAATGTGCTAGACACCCCACTGCATTTAGCCAGTAGATGGGGTTATTCTGCCATTGTAGAGTTGCTCCTGGATCGGATGCTGATGCTTGGATTGAGTCTAAAGGTTCTAAATAACAGAAAATTAACCCCAATCGAGTGCGCACACAATCTACACATCGCTAGGATGATACTGGATGCCAAGATGAAGAATGATGAGAGAAGACTTCAGGGATTTGTCAGAGTGGATACTGAATGTGCTAGTCCGCCCACACACGCATCTCAGACAAGATCACTTGATTTTGAAAGAGGTCTTGAAAGTGTCCAGAGGAGGCTCTTTTCTCCAGATAATCCAAATGAACTGAAGCAGGTAGAGAGACTGCTCAAAGTGGTAGCAGTAGGCGACGTGAAATTAGCTTGCTTTTACATGAATATTGAGGAAGAAGTAATTCCTGGTCAGGAAGTGTCTGCTCCAAAAGCCCTCTGTCATCCTCTGTGCCAGTGTTCAGAATGTGCACCAAAATCTCACCACAATCAGGAAAATCCGAACTCGTTTAAAGCAACGTCAATAAACGCCTGCAACAGTGATGGCTATACACCTCTTCACATAGCAGTATTGCATGGTCATGTCCACATGGCCAAGGTGCTTGTGGCACAAGGAGCTGACACAAACCTACAAACGCGCAGCAAGAAACTAACAGCTCTGCACATCGCTGCCCAGAACTGCAGTCTGCCACTGATGGAGGTGTTAGTGAGTCACGGAGCGCAGGTTGATCTGAAAGACATATGCGGCAATTCAGCACTGCACTACTGTAGCTTAAAGGGCTTTACACAAGGAGTCGCCCTTTTGCTGCAGTGGAAAGCTTCCAAGGATATCACCAACCTCTCTCACAACACTCCTGCGCAGGAGGCAGAAGAGCGAGGCCACTGGAATATTGTTGAAATGATTTTTGGCAAAACTGTGCCGAAATAA